The genomic stretch CGATAGTTGCCGCCCAGCCTTACAGGCGCCATTTCGCAATCATCCCCGATATACTCGAGGCAGGGAAACCTGTTCTTACAGAGAAGCCTCTCGCTCTTACTGTTGAAGCAGGGGAGAGACTTGTAAAACTCGCCGAAGAGAAGGGCATTCTCCACATGTTAGGGTATCACAAGAGGTCAGATCTCGCGGTAGAATATGCAAAGAAGCTCGTAGATGAATGGAAGGCAAGTGGGGAATTGGGCAGGATGAGATTTGTAAGAATAACGATGCCCCCGGGAGATTGGGTTGGCGGGGGAGCTTCTGGACTAATAAGGACGGATGAACCGCAGCCTGTAGGGGAATTGGAGCCTATGCCTGAGTATTTCGACAAAGAGGCCGCAGAAGCATATGATGCCTTTGTCAACTATTACATTCACCAGGTAAATATGATGAGGTTCATGTTGGGTGAACATTACGAAGTGAGCTTTGCTGACCGCTCCGGGGTTCTACTCGCTGTGGAGAGTGTGAGTGGGGTATGCGGAACGATAGAAATGGCTCCTTACGTCACATCAGTAGACTGGCAGGAGGAGATTTTTGTAGGATTCGAAAGAGGATATATAAAGGTGGAACTTCCGGCCCCACTTGCGAGCCAGCAAGCAGGCAGGGTCACCGTGATGCGCGATACTGGTAAGGATGTTCCGATCACAATCCAGCCCAGTCTCCCGAAGGTATCGGCTATGCGACAGCAGGCGAGGAATTTTCTGGCTGCGGTTCGCGGAGATAGACTTGCTCCCTGTGATTCGAAGGAGGCTCTTGAAGACTTGAAGATTGCTCGCAGGTATATCGAACTGCACATGAGTCGCTGAACTTGGTATCTCGGATGAGAGGCAGGCTCTTGAGACGCCCCGCCATTGGGAAGAGCCCCTCAAAGTCACCTGTATGCTCTGGGGGGCTCCGTCTCTAGAGGAATCATCGATGTCCGCTAGCATGGCTGGCGTTAACTGCAGCTTTGTCCCAGAAACTAAGTCATTTGGCGGGAAAACGTTAGATCGGAAGAGGAGATCATAGAATGCCGGGAATGTGGCTGGGCGGTAACGTGGCGAAACTACCATAGGACATTTCGCGATAAGCAACTGTTTGGTGCCAATGCAGTTGATGTGTTCAAGGACTATATTCGGAGATTTCAAAGGGCCAAGACCCCTCAAGAAAAGATGCTTGCCATCGATAGGCTTATTCACGAATTCCATACAGGTCTGAAGGAATATGGCCGGCCCGTGGTTGTAAATCTGATAGAAGGCAAACTGCGGGATGTGATTGGTTTCCTCGATAAGTTGACCCATGGCAGTGGCAGCGCAACAGGATTGAGCGATTCCCACGCCATCTGGCGTAAAAAACTCACCTCAACCTCATGGTCAGAGAGCTTCTTTGAGATGGACGAATGAACAGCGCGTCCGTGGCAAACCCTTCGTTTTGTATCTTCATGAGTAACCCCTTTCCTCAGGAGAGGGTGCACGACAATTCTGTGAGGAGTAAATTGGTACTTCAGGGTAGAAATTACTTTGAATCGAAATGACGCCGCCCTGCTGTTCGTGGTGTTTTTGTTCATAGCTCCGGCCGCGCGGCTATTCGCCA from Bacillota bacterium encodes the following:
- a CDS encoding Gfo/Idh/MocA family oxidoreductase, which gives rise to MDKIKIGFVGVGFMGQLAHLSNYAVLDDCEVVAIAEPRRELAEKVARRYGVGKIYRDHRELLEKCDVDAIVAAQPYRRHFAIIPDILEAGKPVLTEKPLALTVEAGERLVKLAEEKGILHMLGYHKRSDLAVEYAKKLVDEWKASGELGRMRFVRITMPPGDWVGGGASGLIRTDEPQPVGELEPMPEYFDKEAAEAYDAFVNYYIHQVNMMRFMLGEHYEVSFADRSGVLLAVESVSGVCGTIEMAPYVTSVDWQEEIFVGFERGYIKVELPAPLASQQAGRVTVMRDTGKDVPITIQPSLPKVSAMRQQARNFLAAVRGDRLAPCDSKEALEDLKIARRYIELHMSR